Within the Wolbachia pipientis genome, the region GACGTAGTTCTTGGCTTTTAATCTTTTTATATTCTTCTATTAACCTTGATAGCTCTGCTTCACTATTCTCATTTTCTGTTGTTTCTGGAAGCAGATCTGTAATATTAATTAATAGTACCTTTGCTATTTCATCTAACATTTCAAGTGAAACAGCAGACCGTCCTTGTTCATATTCATATATTCTTTGATTTATTACGCCCACTTTGCTTGCTAAATCTTCTTGAGTGTATCCTCGTATCAATCTCCATTCTTTTATTCTTTGACCTACTTTATACGGAATAGAAATTTTTTTCTCATCATTATCATATTCATCAATAGATAAACTGGTCGTTTGAGAGATAACATGAGCAGAAACTCCTTCCTTAACCAAACCCTTTGCTACTTCTATTTTTACCGCTTTTCCACTTCTTTCCTCACTAATACGGATGAATTTGGTTAATAAGTAAAACGTTTCACGTAATTCTTGGTCCTTAATCTCTTTATGTCTTCTTACTAGATTTAATACCTCTTCTTCTTCATACCTTTCCTCATTTGATACTTCTTGTCCGCAAGCTAGATCTCTAGCAGTTGTTGATAATGCTTCTGCTAATTCATATAACTTCTTAATTGAAATTCTGCGTGTTCCTTTTTCATATTGCAGTATTACCTGATATGTTGTGCCGGTTTTTTTTGCTAAATCTTTTTGAGTATATCCCTTTGCTAATCTACGATTTCTTACTTCCTGTCCTATTACTTTGTAATCTAAAAAGTTAGAACAATTATTCTCTTTTTTCACATTTTACGCCTCATAATCAGAAGAGCCGTTACGTATACCTAATTGGTAACCTTTTTGACAAACTGAACTCATCTCCTTTCAAATAATTTTTCTATATCACTTAGTTTCATTTCTATATAAGTTAGCTTTCCGTGGTCAGAATATGGAGTTTTCTCAATTTGTCTTAGTATCTCATTCATCTCTTCCAATTTCATTTTTCTTCCTGCTCCATGGCAAGCAATTGTGGCTGATATTTTATTCACCTTATCCTCTATTGGCACCGTATCTTCCATTTCCATTAACTTATCTACTATATCAACTAGCATCTCCTTTATATCTATTGTTCCCAAGATTGCAGGTATTTCTTTCACCCTTACTTTATCTTCTGATTCTATTTCAATACCAAAACCCATTTCAAAAAGCTTATCTTTATAAGTTTCAACCATCTCCATCCCTGCTTGGTTTTTAATCTCAACTATTTCAGGAAGAAGAAGTTTTTGTCTTTTTATGCTTGATTTTTGCTTTAAGCACTCGTATATCAATCTCTCATGAGCTGCGTGCTGATCTACTATAATTAATTTGCCTTTAGCCTCAGCAATAATGTAAGTACTGTGGACCTGACAGCGTGCATACCCTAGAGGATGATCCTCTATTAAATCAATTTGCTCCCTTTCTAGAACCATCGCTCCCTTTTGGGGTGGAGATTCTCCATACTTAAACGTTTCTGGTAAGCTTTGCCTTCTTTCATCTGGTGCATTGAATTCTTTCATTAGACGATTTTCTAAAAGACTTGGTCTCTTTTCATAAAACTCTTTTTGATTTTTTTCCTCTTTACTGTTAACCTGCTCTTGGCTATCAAACTCTTCAATACTTTGAGACTCAACATCACTTGCTGCGAACCTAGTCGATAATGCTTTTATTATCCCTCTTCTCACTATTTCATATATTAACCTTTTATTCTGAAATCTTACTTCTGATTTATTTGGATGCACATTTACATCTACTTGGTCGTACGGTATTTCTAACTGCAGCACTGCAAAAGGATACTTTCCAGTTGGAATAAAATCTTGATATGCATATCGAATTGCACCAACAA harbors:
- a CDS encoding helix-turn-helix transcriptional regulator, coding for MKKENNCSNFLDYKVIGQEVRNRRLAKGYTQKDLAKKTGTTYQVILQYEKGTRRISIKKLYELAEALSTTARDLACGQEVSNEERYEEEEVLNLVRRHKEIKDQELRETFYLLTKFIRISEERSGKAVKIEVAKGLVKEGVSAHVISQTTSLSIDEYDNDEKKISIPYKVGQRIKEWRLIRGYTQEDLASKVGVINQRIYEYEQGRSAVSLEMLDEIAKVLLINITDLLPETTENENSEAELSRLIEEYKKIKSQELRHVLIKSLFESIQICKEKVKKVEKMKIAKNLVKEGISINIILKTVGISLDKIQQV
- the mutL gene encoding DNA mismatch repair endonuclease MutL — its product is MAIILLDKKTINRIAAGEVIERPASVVKELVENAIDAGSSEIEIKIESGGRNLITVTDNGNGIEKEDLELAFMRHATSKLSDSELIEIKHLGFRGEALPSIAAVSRMNLSSKASGAKEAWSISYEGGEKIGEVIPCSLLQGTYIEVRDLFFATPNRLKFLKTERAETQSIVEIVNNLAMINYNIGFTLTSSNKKLLKYAKQTSFFNRLCETEEEFQSNSLEVKEEEDGIKLTGHICKPTISRGNSTQIYTFVNGRPIKDNLLVGAIRYAYQDFIPTGKYPFAVLQLEIPYDQVDVNVHPNKSEVRFQNKRLIYEIVRRGIIKALSTRFAASDVESQSIEEFDSQEQVNSKEEKNQKEFYEKRPSLLENRLMKEFNAPDERRQSLPETFKYGESPPQKGAMVLEREQIDLIEDHPLGYARCQVHSTYIIAEAKGKLIIVDQHAAHERLIYECLKQKSSIKRQKLLLPEIVEIKNQAGMEMVETYKDKLFEMGFGIEIESEDKVRVKEIPAILGTIDIKEMLVDIVDKLMEMEDTVPIEDKVNKISATIACHGAGRKMKLEEMNEILRQIEKTPYSDHGKLTYIEMKLSDIEKLFERR